The following DNA comes from Dehalococcoidia bacterium.
AGCGCCGGGCCGCGCAGCGGCCGTTCGATCACAAACAGGGCGCCCGCTACGCTGGGCGGCGGGTGCGCCGCAGCGCCCGGCAGAAAGTCCGCCGCAATGCCGCCCGCTGGCTGCTACGCTGCCGGCGCGAAGAGTTGCACGTGCACTCCGAAGGAGGAAACGCGCCGTGTGGCACGATATCTGGGTGATCCAGGTTCCCTGGTGGGAGCGCATCCTGCGCGCCGTCGTGGTCTACATCTTCGTCGTCGTGGCGCTGCGGCTGGCGGGTAAACGCGAGCTGGGACAGCTCAACAGTCTGGACCTCGTGGTGCTGCTCTTCCTCTCCAACATTTTGCAGAACTCGATCATCGGCAACGACGTCTCGATCACCGGTGGTGTGATCGGCGCCGCCACGCTGCTGGCGCTCAACTACGCGACGAACCGTGTGCTGTTCCTTTTCCCGGTGATCGACCGCGTCGTCGAGGGCGATGCGACGCCG
Coding sequences within:
- a CDS encoding YetF domain-containing protein, with amino-acid sequence MWHDIWVIQVPWWERILRAVVVYIFVVVALRLAGKRELGQLNSLDLVVLLFLSNILQNSIIGNDVSITGGVIGAATLLALNYATNRVLFLFPVIDRVVEGDATPLIDDGRVIAANLKKELLTEEELLVAVHKQGLYSLEEVENAYLEPGGAITVFARRPTVEERETGEMERRLDQLLAAVQRLEARFAGG